The following proteins come from a genomic window of Leptospira andrefontaineae:
- a CDS encoding chemotaxis protein CheA — MDLSEIKEAFIQESLELLSGAELYLLRMEKGEIDGEAIHSMFRSVHTVKGTAGMFGYESIEECSHELETLLDLARSGKTELDPAKIDFLLRAIDHLKRIVEDPIPGKELSAALEAEHVKIIREAQAFTGKTSEKKEIKNPASDVATDKSEKPGSVNSYWQITFFPGENIFKDGMDPFSFLKYLRTVGEIQYLYVYKTKLPDWNNWDSENCYLGYEVQLKSSSEKKDLESVFSFVKDSSFLRIIPPNSSEELFHTIANEIPCKREEYFKVLELQGLRFQTSNSIPSSETSKEQTPSKKSELEKTQTTQIVPKLIRIDSAKVDQLVNLVGELIISEASLGRLLADKEDSDLNESAEILSRLVGEIRETAMALRMVPIGELFEKYRRTVRDISLELGKEVDFEILGGETELDRSVIEKINDPIVHILRNALDHGIEPSQERANLGKSQRGKLKIQASHSTGSISIEISDDGKGINHEKIRQKAIEKGLIDPAQVLNEQEIFNLIFQPGFSTAESVTSLSGRGVGMDVVLRNIESLRGSVNVQSEFGKGSVFSIRLPLTLAIIDGFLVRSCDSYFVVPMDWVRETMESELQLLPEEIAGSINLRGEVLPILHLGRFLGLPDPDEGRKNVLVLEHDGRNFGILVNDLLGEIQSVIKPLNEIFKGIQCISGTSVLGTGKIAFILDVPGLHSLLKIQRTNLRDRTFAR; from the coding sequence ATGGATCTTTCAGAGATCAAAGAAGCATTCATACAAGAATCCCTGGAATTATTATCCGGAGCAGAATTGTATCTTCTTCGGATGGAAAAAGGAGAAATTGATGGAGAAGCAATTCACTCCATGTTCCGCTCTGTCCATACTGTAAAAGGAACCGCAGGAATGTTCGGCTATGAATCCATAGAAGAATGTTCTCACGAGTTAGAAACATTACTTGATTTGGCTAGATCCGGAAAAACGGAATTAGATCCAGCCAAGATAGATTTTCTGCTGAGAGCGATAGATCATTTAAAACGAATTGTAGAAGATCCAATCCCAGGAAAAGAATTAAGCGCAGCACTGGAAGCTGAACATGTAAAGATCATAAGGGAGGCCCAAGCATTTACAGGCAAAACTTCTGAAAAAAAAGAAATTAAAAATCCGGCAAGTGATGTGGCTACTGATAAGTCCGAAAAACCGGGGTCAGTTAACTCTTACTGGCAAATCACATTCTTTCCGGGAGAAAATATATTTAAAGATGGAATGGATCCATTTTCATTTTTGAAATATCTTAGAACAGTCGGAGAGATCCAATACTTATATGTATATAAGACAAAACTACCGGATTGGAATAATTGGGACTCAGAAAATTGTTATTTAGGTTATGAGGTCCAACTCAAGTCAAGTTCGGAAAAAAAGGACTTGGAATCCGTTTTCTCTTTTGTAAAGGATTCTTCGTTTTTAAGAATTATTCCTCCAAATTCTTCCGAAGAATTATTTCATACAATTGCAAACGAGATCCCTTGTAAAAGAGAAGAATATTTCAAGGTTTTGGAATTACAGGGCTTACGTTTTCAAACGTCAAATTCGATCCCTTCTTCAGAAACCTCTAAAGAACAAACACCTTCCAAAAAGTCGGAATTAGAAAAAACACAAACAACTCAAATTGTTCCTAAACTGATACGTATCGACTCTGCGAAAGTAGATCAACTCGTAAATCTTGTAGGAGAATTGATTATCTCTGAGGCAAGTTTAGGACGTTTACTTGCAGATAAGGAAGATTCAGACTTAAACGAATCCGCTGAAATATTATCCAGACTCGTTGGAGAGATCAGAGAAACTGCAATGGCACTTAGAATGGTGCCTATCGGAGAACTGTTTGAAAAGTATAGAAGAACAGTGAGAGATATTTCCTTGGAACTTGGAAAGGAAGTGGATTTCGAAATTTTAGGCGGAGAAACGGAACTAGATCGTTCAGTAATCGAAAAAATAAATGATCCAATCGTTCATATATTAAGAAATGCTTTAGATCATGGAATAGAACCCAGCCAAGAAAGAGCAAATCTTGGAAAATCGCAAAGAGGAAAATTAAAGATCCAAGCCTCTCATTCCACAGGAAGTATTTCGATTGAGATCTCGGACGATGGCAAAGGGATCAACCATGAAAAAATCAGACAGAAGGCAATCGAAAAAGGCCTGATCGATCCTGCCCAAGTATTAAACGAACAAGAAATATTTAATCTTATTTTCCAGCCGGGATTTTCCACTGCAGAATCCGTTACTAGCCTTTCCGGCAGAGGTGTTGGAATGGATGTAGTACTTCGCAATATAGAATCTCTTAGGGGATCAGTGAATGTACAATCCGAATTCGGAAAAGGTTCTGTGTTCTCCATCCGACTTCCTCTTACGCTCGCTATCATAGACGGATTCTTGGTTAGGTCTTGCGATTCTTACTTCGTAGTACCAATGGACTGGGTAAGAGAAACAATGGAGTCTGAATTGCAACTTCTTCCTGAAGAAATTGCAGGTTCCATCAATTTAAGGGGAGAAGTCCTCCCAATTCTTCATTTAGGAAGATTTTTAGGTCTGCCAGATCCGGATGAAGGAAGAAAGAACGTTCTCGTTTTAGAACATGACGGTAGAAATTTTGGGATCCTAGTAAATGATCTATTAGGCGAGATCCAATCTGTAATCAAACCTTTGAATGAAATATTCAAGGGGATCCAATGTATTAGTGGTACCTCCGTTTTAGGGACAGGAAAGATTGCGTTCATTTTGGACGTGCCTGGACTTCATTCCCTACTGAAAATCCAAAGAACCAATCTGAGAGATAGAACATTCGCACGTTGA
- a CDS encoding STAS domain-containing protein, whose translation MSLEIKVSELGQKNSRPIFHLDLSGEASIYYASDWKLKLQSLLDKNPIRIEIDTSALEKVDSSFVQSLILLKKNSLHTSWDLAILNHPNCLLEYFDLYGLVGFFQDRIRISKKDSSSFKFAYGLEKV comes from the coding sequence ATGTCTTTGGAAATTAAAGTATCTGAACTCGGACAAAAGAATTCCAGACCGATCTTTCATTTGGATCTTTCTGGAGAAGCTTCTATTTATTATGCTTCTGATTGGAAGTTAAAACTTCAATCTCTTTTGGATAAAAATCCGATCCGAATCGAGATAGATACCTCTGCTTTGGAAAAAGTTGATTCAAGTTTTGTTCAGTCCTTAATTTTACTCAAAAAAAATTCCTTACATACATCCTGGGACCTTGCTATTTTAAATCATCCAAACTGTTTATTAGAATATTTTGATTTATATGGGTTGGTCGGATTTTTTCAGGACCGTATCCGAATTTCCAAAAAAGATTCTTCTTCCTTTAAATTTGCTTACGGATTGGAGAAGGTGTGA
- a CDS encoding response regulator: MKKILIVDDSAVFRKILTLHLSQASFSVIEAEDGLQGLEKLKEGKVDLVVSDMNMPNMNGISFVKAIKEDSNHKFVPIIMLTTESQDELKNEGLKAGAKAWLTKPFSPEELLKTIQVLLV, from the coding sequence ATGAAAAAAATCTTAATCGTGGATGATTCAGCCGTGTTCCGAAAGATACTTACCCTCCATCTTTCTCAGGCTTCTTTTTCCGTTATAGAAGCAGAAGACGGACTACAAGGTCTGGAGAAATTGAAGGAAGGAAAAGTGGATCTAGTGGTAAGCGACATGAATATGCCGAACATGAACGGTATATCTTTTGTAAAGGCGATCAAAGAAGATTCGAATCATAAATTTGTTCCGATCATCATGCTTACAACTGAATCCCAAGACGAATTGAAAAACGAAGGTTTAAAAGCAGGGGCAAAAGCTTGGCTTACTAAACCTTTTTCTCCGGAAGAACTTTTGAAAACGATCCAGGTTTTACTCGTATAG